The genomic DNA GTACAAGCAGGAATTCCCTCTAGAGGCCGACGTGACCCTGCCAGACCCTTACACCAGTAAGGAACCGATCAAGATCGTCCTCACCCTGGACGGGGAAAAAGTGGAGAACGCCAATTTCGTCCATGTGGAAGTATGGAAGGCAGACGGCAGCTTCCGGCAAGGGATGGAAGAAGCGGAGAACGAAGGAAAAGGCCTCTATACCTTCAAGACAGACTTGAAGGAAGAAGGGCTGTATTATGTAAAGGTCCACGCCGGCAGTAACGGCTCCACCATCATGCCGACCAAACCCCTTGCCGTCGGTGAACTGTCAAAAGCAGATATCGAGGCCCTGAACGGGAACGCTCCACAGCAAAGCGGAGGCAGCGGACATCATCATTAAACGCAAAAAGACCGGAAGAAGGTGCGCCTTCTTCCGGTCTTTTCATATTTTATCGGATTTTATAGCTCAGGAACCCATCTTCTACCGGGATGGTTTGTCCGTTAATGGCGCTGGCCGCATCCGTGAATAAGAAGGTGACGACGCTCGCCACTTTCTCCGGCTTGATCAACTCTCCGCGCATATGCTGTCCGGCCAGATAATCTTTTGCATCCTGATCATCACCAAGGATCGGTGTATCAATGAATCCAGGTGCCACACCAACCACGCGGATGCCGTGTTCAGCAAGCTCGAGGGCTCCCGATTTGGACATCATGACGACAGCCGCTTTTGCCGCGTTGTAGTTGAAGCTTCCGACCGCAGCAGCTGTTCCATAAATGGATGCCGTGTTAACGATCGTTCCGGTCGTACCCAACTCCACCATTTTCCTGGCGCCATAGTACATGCCATAATAAACGCTGTGCTGATCCACATCGATGACGCGGTGATACGATTCAGGGTCCATTTCAAGGAATGGTTTCACCAACCCGATACCGGCATTGTTGAAGATTCCGTTGAATGTGCCGAATTTCTCAGCAGTCCAATCGATCAGCGCCTTGATTTCTTCACCTTTTGAAACATCTACTTTATAATGAGCGGCATTTCCTCCCGCTTGATTGATCTGCTCGGCTACTTCTTTTGCACCGCTTTCGTTAAAGTCAGCGACAACAATGGATGCGCCTTTCCCGGATAACTGAAGGGCAGCTTCCTTCCCAATTCCACTTGCTCCCCCTGTAACTACGACAACTTGACCTTTTAACTCTGACATCAAAACCCCTCCTGTATTGTCGACAATTTGTAATACTCTTTTATTGTACGCCTAAAAATGCAAATTGTCGACAATTTAACTCCGCCAAATTTACTATATTTTTGCAGGAAGCCTTTTTAACCACACTCTTCATCACAACACAAAGAAGCAGGCTACCTACCTGCTTCCCATTCCATATTGATTGTGCCCAGTCATCAGATCACTCCCTGATCAAGGGTCACCTTCACTGCTTTCTTCGCATCATCGAACTTCCCTTCAACCAAGGATGACGTAAACACGTTCAGCTCCCGATTGAAGTTCTTCATCGTCTCCCGGGTCCACTTAACCTGGGCAAAGACCATCAGGATATGGTTGGCTTCTTTGTAAAAGCGCATCAACGCTTTATTATCTGAAACAATGAACACGTGGGTAATCAGCTGTTCCACTCTCGATTGATACAACTGCACGTCTTCCAGCCTGCAAGCCTCGTCGGCCTCGTCTCCTAAAACCTGAAGCCTGTGGCGGTTGGTGTCATCCCATTTGGGCTGTGACTGTTCGATGGCCGATTGAAGCAGTCCGATCACGGCGTCGTTGTATTCGATGATTTCCTTATCACTGAAATCCTTTACGATCGTCCCGATCCTGGGGATACGCTCGGCGATGCCGTCTACCTTCAATAGGTAAAGCGCCTCCCTGACAGGAGCCCTGCTCGTACCAAGATCCCTGGCGACATCCTCTTCTATGATTTTCTCGCCTGCTTTGATGACGCCGTTCAAAATTTGTTGAAGCAGATGATGATACACCTTCTCAGGCAATGATTCTTTCCCGTGATTGACTCTATTCATGCTACACCCCTGATAATTATGCTATTGGGAAAATGCTATCCTACCTTTGTGGGAAAAACAAGGTGGACGATTCCCACAATACCACTAAAAGTAGTAAAAATGATTGTTTTCTGTTTCATCTCTTCATGGCAAAATAAAAGATGTAGATATTTCCAAAACCGGCAGCCTCACTGTTCAACACCAAGAATCCCGGAATAGTACATACCCATAGGAGGACAATCATGATCATCAGACAAGCAACAGAATCAGATGCAGAGGCAATCATCGCCATCCGCCGCAACACGATTTCAGAGCAGGAATATTTTCTGACCACAGATGAGGAGTTCAGCCTCGATCACGCGGGACAGGTAAAGGAGATGGCCGACCGGGCCGAAGCTGGCGGAATGACCTTCGTAGCGGAAGCCGAAGGGAAGGTCGTGGCCTTTCTGTTCTTCAACCGCAGCCGGATGAAGCGCATGAGGCATAACGGGTCATTCGGTATCGGCATCCTGCCCGATTACCGCGACCGGGGACTCGGTTCACGCATGCTTCAGCATCTTATCAGTTGGGCGAGGGATCAGGAGGAGATCGAAAAGATCTGTCTCGGTGTCTTCGCTACCAATGAACGGGCCATCGCCTCCTACAAAAAAGCCGGATTTGTGGAAGAAGGCCGGGAAATCAGACAGTATAAGTTCGACGACGGCCGGTATGTGGATAATGTACTAATGGGCATCCAGCTTTAAACGTAAAAAACAACACGCACCGGATGAGTGCGTGTTGCTTCGTTTACTCTTCTGTTTCTCCCAAGTGATCGATCTTCACATTTTCAAACGTGGCGCTTCCACCTTCGACAAATAAGGAAATCCCTTGATCATCGGGGCGTGGGAATACTAGATTCGTATGCACGGTCCTGCCATTGTCCATGAAGAGTTCGACACTCGTCTTATCCACAAGGATCGTCATATGGACTTTTTGGTCAAAGGGCTTGTAGGGCGCCTTGCTCTCAAGGAAATCCCCTTCTTCATCCGGTTGATCGGTCTTTGAGCGGTTGACGAATGAATAGCCATCCCGAGGGGAGAAGCCGACGTCGACATGGCGTTCATCGTCCTCCGATTCTCTGACACGCATTCCGATACGCTCCGCTTCTTCCCAGGAAATATCGGCTTCAAGACGGTACGTATCGCCGAGTGCGTCAAGCGATTCTCTTCCGTCCTCCACTGTCACATCCCCGACTTCGTCTGTAGATGTGACCAGATCATCCAGAGCCGGAACAGGGTTGGACACAAGGGTATAACCCTCTTCTTCATCTCCTTCAAGGCGAATTTCCCTGACGATGGAGTCCGTTCCGTTGAAATCATCATGCTCAATGGTAGGAGTGTTGTTCGCGTACGACCATTTGTTCATCCACGCAAGTGCGTATCGCTTCTCCATCTTGTCCTCTGCTTCACCGTCTTCGAATGTCACGGCCCCATACCAATCGAATCCGTAATCAAGCCACTTCGGTTCTTCCTCGTCGGCTTCGAATGTATCACCATTGAATTCACCGGACCAGTAAGCGTATGTGTTCGGTTTACCGACGGACTCCCCGTTAGCACTGACTCCGAGGACCCATTTCTCCGTTCCATCTTCCGTACGCATACGGAAGAGATCGGGACACTCAAGGACGCCTAGGTCGTCTGTTTGGAAATCACCGGTGAATGACCAGTCCTTCAGGTTTTCGGATTCATAGAATCCTACCTTTGCTCCTTCCGCCATGAGCATCACCCATTTATCCCGCTCATCATCCCATACGACCTTCGGATCGCGAAAATCCTCTACGCCCGGGTTCTCAAGGACGGGGTCTTCACTGTGATTCTTGAACGTTTTCCCTCCGTCCGTGCTGTACCAGAGATACTGCTCCTGCGCTCCGGTTTCTTTGGACGGCTGGGTCACGATGGCGATGAAGGCATCTTTCCCGAAACCAGCTTTATTCTCACGGTCTATGACTACAGAACCGGACCAAGGATCACCGTTGTCGTTGGTATATTTCGGTATCGCTACCCCTTCATCCTTCCAATGGACCAGGTCCTTGGAGACGGCATGACGCCATTCGGTGCCGTTGCCATCAGGGTAGTCTTTGTTATAGAGATAGTAATAGTGGTATTCACCCTTATAATAAATCGGTTTTTGAGGATCGTTTTTCCATTTGTCAGGGGTGGTGAAATGATAGGAAGAACGGTAGGAGACCTCATTTCCGTCTTTTCCCGTCTCTTTCTTTTCCACGTCTTCCTTTGCATTTACCCACAGGACGACGCCGCCGATGACAAGGATCAGTATGGCAGCCATCACCCATATCCCCTTCTTTCCTATAGATTTCATCTTATTCTTCACCACCTGTTTGTAGTTGTTGTATCACTGTATACGCGATTTCGAGCGAACATCTCCGCCTCGCTGCGGGGCCTCACTCACTGCACAGGCTCCTTCGTGTACATAAGGAGAGGGGAAGCCTACACCTGTTAGGAGATACGGGCGTAAGACGTTCAACTAGGTGCTGTGTAGTAACTCACTGTTGTTGATGGAAGGAATTTGACCTGTGCATGACCTTGAGGCCCCCAGCGCAGCGGGGAAGCGCTGCGTGCTAATAGAAAAAAGAAATGCCACTAGCTGACATTTCTTTTTTCTTTTTCAAAGGTTATTGCCCATCATACGTGATTTGACCTTGCTCAAGCGTTCCATCTTTCACGACAGAAGATTTCTTGTTCTTGATATCAAGCAAGAAGGATGGAGCAAAGGTTGATTTGTGATCGGCAAAGTATCCGCGGTTCGTCATGTAGCTGGTCACAACGAATTTGTCAGACTCTTCCTGAGGGATCACGTAGTGTGCGTACGTCCAAGTGATGTCGTTAGGGTCAAGATCCTGGTGAAGGACGATTCCCGTTTTGTTCATAGGTTTGAACGGACCATCCAGGGAATTTGACACATATCCAAGCATGTAGATGTCTTCATCATCGATTCCATCAATGGTCATTTTTGATCCACGTGTGCTTGTGAATAAGTAGAACTTGCCGTCTTTCTTGAAGATGTTCGGGCGCTCGATTTCATCCGTTACGGTATTTGACACAAGAAGAGGCTTCTTCTCTTTTTTGAATGTGTAGTCATCGTTGATCTCGATGATTCCCATTGCACCGTTCGCAAGTTCAGCTGTTTCTTTCTTAGGGCTGTTTTGAAGGTTCTTAAGCTCGTCGCGGAAGAACTTCATGCTTTTGCCGTAGTATGCACGGTTGTAAAGATTATCTTCACCTGAGTATCCGTATTCTGTACCGGTGTTGGCTTCGAATACAAGGTACTTGCGGCCTTTGTCTTCAATGTAGTGCGGGTCACGGAAGGTATGATTATTGTTGAAGTTGCGATCTTCGAAGGCTTTCTCTACGTTTTCGTAGGTTTTGCCGTCTCCGCCGTTGAAGATGGACTTGTGATCTTCGATTCCATCAACCTGCAAATCTTTGTCTCCTTTTTCAGAAACGTTGACTTGGGCAGTTGTCAATGTTTGGCGTCCGAAGAGCTCCTTGCTCTCATCGAAATCTCCACGGTTTGTGTAGAACAAGCGGATTTCACCGTCATCTGTGAACAGGGCAGAACCTGACCATTCTTCCACTTGACCTTTAAGATATTTGTCGTTTGCTTTGTTTTTGTCTTCGTCATCGAAGACACGTCCAGCGTTTTTCCATGCGTCGATGGAGTCATCGCCTGCTTTTTTATAGAACATATAGATGAATGTGTCGTTAGGGTTTTTCGGGTCACCTGCAAGACCGAAGACGATATGGTAGCCTTTGTATTCAGCTACAGTACCATCAGCGTTTTGCAGTGGCCATGTATCCCATACATCCATTTTGATTTTATTGCCATTCTCATCGGTTTTCGTTGCGGATTCTACATTCTTGATTGTGGAAGCATCAAAGGATGGGACAGTGAACTTGTCATCACCGTGCTGGTTGATCATATCCTTCATATCCTGACGTGTGATCTGTGACGTGCCGTATGTTTCTTTGTATCCCTTTTCGTCAGCCCCGCCCTTGGCAGATGCAGATGTGAAGCTGCCTCCGAACAAGATGGCTGCACTTAAAGAAACTGCTGCAAATTGACGAACGTTCATTAAGTACTCCTCCTAAGTGTTGATTATGATATGAATTCGGTAAGGGCGGGGCGAATGCTCCGATGCCTTACAACTGAATTATAGGAGGACGGGGAGCCGGTGGATATGGCATGGATTGATATAGATTTCGTCTTAAATTGATATGTGGGTCTATAGTAGCCTGAAAGATGGGGGCATTCTTTACGAAGGGGGATTTAATAGGTAGTCCGTTCCTTTCCACTGCAGGGATTTGCTTTCCGCGGGGAGCATGTCGAGCCTGCTGATGCCTGTAGGATGTTGATTATCTTGATCCTAATTATAGTTGATGGCTAAATAGTTCTAAGTGAAGTGCCAGTTGTAAAATGAGTCCGTTTCTTTCCGCTTCAGGGATTTGCTTTCCGTGGGGAGCATGTCGAGCCTCCTCGTTCCTGCGGGGTCTCGATCATCCCCCTTTTCCGCAGGAGTCAAATCCCTTCCGCTCCAATCCACTCAGTGGTATTGGACTAGGGGAGGTAATCGTTTGTTAATAAGGATAGAAAGTCATGCTAAAAACGAAACAAGGATGGGGATGTCCTGTTTCTCCTGCGCACAAAGTACAATGAACGGAAAAAGCTCGCCTTCAGCACATAATCATTGCAAAAAACAGGATGGCGATATCATGTTTCCAATCAGCACATCCCCTCTCATATCCACAGAGTGAAGTGCAGCGAAGGCATCCCGACTCCTATGGGAATAGCGGGCTGGGGGAGACCCTGCAGGCGCGCCGAAGCGGCTCACCGCACGCCCCATGGAAAGCGGGTGGCCGCAGCGGAACGAAACGGTCTCCTCTCCACCACATATTTATTACAAAACAGGATGGCGATACCCATGTTTCCAATCATCACATCCCCTCTCCTACGCACAGAGTGCAGTGTAACGGAGGCCTCCCGACTCCTATGGGAATAGCGGGCTGGGTGAGACCTTGCAGGCGTGTGCACTGGACCCAAATTATTGGACACCCACTTTTTGATTCATTCGTTGTGTGTACAGTCGGTATTCTACCGGGCTCTTTTTACCGAGCGTAGACTTAATTCGCAAGTGGTTGTAGTAATCCATGTATTCTTCTAATTTTCGGTTGAACTCCTTGAGGTTCCGAAAAGTTTCTCTGTAGAGAAACTCTGATTTCATGATGCCGAAGAAATTCTCCATCACGGCGTTGTCATAACAGTTTCCCTTCCGAGACATACTCTGAGTGATGTGATGGTCCTTGAGTATCCTTCGGTACTTAGGCATGCGATAGTGCCAGCCCTGATCAGAGTGAAGAAGAAGGTCATCGCCTTCACGTAGACGTTCGACTCCTTGAAGTAACATCGTTTCTACTAAATCAAAGCTAGGTTTCGTGTGAAGCGTGTACGTAATGATTTCTCGATTAAACAGGTCTAACATCGCGGACAAGTACAGTTTCTGTCCGGCAATCTTGAATTCCGTCACATCGGTTACCCATTTTTGGTTCGGTTTCGATGCCATGAATTTTCGGTCGAGGGTGTTGGGCGCCGCTTTTCCAACTTCCCCTTCATAAGACCGGTATTTCTTCTTTCTTACCAGGCACTGGAGCCCTAGGGCTTTCATAATGCGAAGGACTTTCTTTTTATTGATGTCATACCCTTTTGCCTGGAGTACATCCGTAATCCGACGGTAACCATAACGGCCTGAATGACGGCGGAAGATCAAGGTAATTCTTCTTTTCCACTTCCGATCAGGATCGGGTTGGTCCCACTGTTTTTTGATGAAGTAATAGGTGCTTCTAGGGAGGTTCGCTACTTTGATGAGCTGAATCACCGGGAACGCATTCCTTAGTTCAAATACTACTTTCGCTTTGATCTGTTTGGTGATGATTCCTCCTGAACTAAGGCTCTCAGCTTTTTTAAATAAGCATTCTCCATCTCTAAATAGGCGGCGTGTGCTCGTAGCTCTTCGGGAGTCATGTCTTCTAATTTCTTATGTTGATTGGGTGGTTTAGGAGTCATCGTCAAGGCCCTCATTTCCTTTGAATCGAAGGCATCTCGTCCCCTTTTCTCCCACTTTCTCAACCACCTGCGCACAATACAGGGATCGGGAAGGTGGAAATAGGCAGATGCCTCTCGAATGGAGTAATTCTTGTCCGTAATATAGTGAAGTACCTTTAGTTTAAAGGCAGGAGAATACGTTGTATAGGGAAAAGAAAAGGCTTGATCACCATGATGGCGAACCAACTTGACCCAATAGCCCAGCGCAGCAGCATCCACGCCTTCTTGTGAAGCTAAATCTCGAAAACTAACCGTTTCATCCTCCAAGTAACGTTTGGCCAGTTGAAGTTTAAACGTACGGGTGTGCTTGTTCATTTATAACCCCTCCTTTTAGGATTGGGGTGTCTAGTAATAAGGGGGCAGCACAACGCCGAAGCGGCTCACCGCACGCCCCATGGAAAGCGGGTGGCCGCAGCGGAACGGAACGGTCCACTCTCAACCTCAGGATGGCAACCCTCTAGCCAATTCCTCTCCCAAGCCTGTAATGCATGGTAGTAGAACGATCCATCTATCCTCGCAAAAAAAAAGCACGGCTGGAATGCCATGCTATCAAGGGGAAGGAGCCGCACAAGCCCCTTCAGTCCAGGCTTCATCAAAGCCTTTGAGTGCCTGCTGCCTCGTACTCTCTTTATTGATATATGCTTTCATGATTTCACCGAATCGCTTCTTGATGCAAGGAGAGAAGGAAGACCAATTGAACGTCCTGTTTTCACTGATCAATGAAGACGTCTCTTTTCCCAGGGAACCGAGATCGTTCACAGGCACATTCTTGAACGCCGGAATGAACCGGAAACGCTCCGTCATATACTCCTGCCCCTTTTCAGAAGACACCATCCACCGGAGGAAGCGTTTTGCTTCTCTCTTTTTCGGTTCCGACGATTGTTTATTGATCACCCAGTAGCTCGGGACTCCGGCAATCATCTTGGCGTCTCCCCGGTCATTGAGGGGTAGGGGGAAGATTCCCGTGGGTGCCTCACCCAACAACGGCTCCACCCAGTTTCCTTGAAGGATCATCGCAGCCTTTCCTTCTTTGAAAAGGTCGACCTCCGTGTAGTAATCCGTCGTCGCAGGGGCCGTATTTCCGTATCGGACCGTCAAATCGATAAGTGAAAATAGACGGTTGAATTCTTCACTGTCGGTAAAATGGATGTCCTTTTCATGAAGGGCTTTCACAAACCCGGGACCTTCTTCGGCGAAGGCCACGCTCGTCAAGTGATGGCCGAGCTTCCAATCTTCATAATACCCGTTGGCAAAGGGCGTGATTCCTTTAGATGACAGCCTGCGGGCAACTGCTTCCAGTTCCGAGAACGTTTGCGGAGGTTCGGTGATGCCCGCTTTCTTGAAGAGGTCGCGGTTATAGACGACCCCAAAGCCTTCAATGCTCATGGGCTCCCCGTATACTTTCCCGTCAAGGGTGATTCCATCCAGCGTATGAGGGGAGGCATCGGCCACCCAAGGTTCATCCGATAAGTCTTCTAGATATCGAATCCATTCCTTCATCGCTTCATTGCCTATATTCGTGAAAATATCGGGTCCTTTTCCCGCAGTCAGCTTAGCGGTAATATCCGAGTAATCATCCGAAGCACCACCCACGGTCTCGACTTTGATCCTGACCCCTGGATGGGCTTCTTCATATTCTTTGGCCATCTGTTCGAATTCATTCGCTATCTCCACCTTCGGATTCCGGACCGTGAGGGTGACAGGTTTCTTCTCCCTTTGTGCCTCCTGTTGTTCATCACGCCCCTCGCATGCAGACAGGGCGATGGAGCTTACAATCAGTGTCGATAGCAGGACCAATATCGGTTTTTTCATTCTGTCACCCCGCTGTTCCCGGAGCGGAACTCATATGGAGTAAAACCGGTCATTTTTTTAAACAGCTTTGAGAAATACTTCTCATCCTGATAGCCGAGCATGGTCGCAATCGAATAGATCGTCTCCTCTGAATCGGTCAGCCAGACTTTCGCCTGTTCGATCCGGAGTTTTGCCACGAATTTGGAAAGAGGAAGCCCCGTTTCTTTCTTGAACGTCCTTGAGATATGTTCCCTTGTGAGGAAGAACATTTTCGAGAGGCGGTCAAGGGAGATATCCTCCATATAGTAGGTTTCCACATATGATACGATCTCTTGGATCCGTCTTGCAGACTCGAGTTCATCTAGGCTGCGGATGCTCCGGTAGTGGTTCTGTTGGAGCTCATCCTGCAGTTTGCTAAATGCAGATGGCAACTCAACCAGATCGGGTAGTTCCCCCTGGACAAGACGGATGGGCAGATCGATATGACTGCTCACCCATTCTTCTACGTAGACCCATTGACCCTTCACCGTCAGGACTGCGTACAGGTTTTCTTCTTCGAGAAAGGCAAACACATTCCCGATACCCTTCTCCTGAAGCTCACCCCTCAGTGCATCCATATGCGGTTCGGGCAGATGGGTGTGGTAGAAGGAGAGAAGGGACACCTCCAGCTCCTCATCCACAGGAAGGAAAGCTGCCAGCTCTTCTGTTCCTCCGCCGCTGCACGCAGATGTAAAGATCTGATTGCTGCGGAGACGCCTCGCTTCTTCAACAATCTCCCCGTCTTCCAACGCTTCCTCCCCGATTGCCGTCACGACCCTGTTCAAAACCGCATCGAACGCATCGGCATCAATGGGTTTCAGCAGATAGTCAAAACTGTTGAGCTGGATCGCCTTTCTCATGAATGTATAATCGTCATAGCCCGTGATCAGGATGATCTTCCCGGTGTACCCGAGCTTATTCAGCTCTTCAATGAGCTCCAGTCCTGTCATCCTCGGCATTTTGATGTCTGTAAAAATGATATCGGGGTTTTCAGTGCGGACGATGTCGAGGGCCTCGTGGCCATTTGACGCTTCCAGCAGCATGGTGATGCCGGACACATCCCAGTCCCCAAGCTGGCGGATGACGTTCCGTACATTGCGTTCATCATCGACGATCAGTGCTTTCATCGCTGTTTCCCCCTTCTTGCTTATCTTCCATGAAAGGCAGCTTCATGATAATCCTGAAGCCCCTACCTTCCAATGTATCCAGCTGAAAAGATGCGTTCTCTTTAAAATTCAATCGCAGGCGGTCATAGATATTTTTCAAGCCGATTCCGCCGTCCTGCCCCGATGGGCCCCCGTAGACGGCGGACCGTATCCGCCCGAGGTCTTCTTCTGTTATGGATGCCCCGGTATTCTGCACGGTAAAGAGGATGGATCCTCCAACCCTTTCACCCGTTATCGAGAGTGTCGCTTCGTCATACCCTTCTTCATAGCTATGCTTGAAGTAGTTCTCGACCAGAGGCTGAAGCAGCATGCTCGGAATGGAAGCAGCACGAACCTCTTCATCCACCTGGATATCAGCCTGCACTCCTGCACCGAATCGCTCACGCTGCAGGGAGAGATACGTCTCGATATAGTCGAGCTCCTCCTGTACGATCACCCATTGATCGGCATGGAGGGAGTACCTCATCATCTTAGAAAGGGACGTGATGAGTTTGTATACATCCTTCGCCCCCGACCTCAAGGCCACAGCACCGATCGTTTGCAGGGCATTGAATAAAAAGTGCGGGTTCACCTGGGATCTGAGAGCGCGGAATTGATTCTTCCTGCTCTCGATCTCAAGTTTGTATTCACGGTCGATATGTTGGTTAATGCGGTCCATCATCTCGTCCATATGATCTTCAAGATGACCAAGCTCGTCCTTCCGGGAGGTGGTAAAGTCCACATCCATATTCTCCCCACCGATGCTCCTGACCTTCTCACTTAAGTTCTCTATGGGCTTGGTGATGATATGGGATATGACCACTACCATGATGATGCCCAGAAGCACAACGCCGATTCCCAATAAGATATTCGTCGTGGCCGCTTGATTTACGTCTCTAAAGAGAACATCGCGGTCGATCACCTTGACGAGCCTCCACCCTTCGAGATTGCCTTTCAGCTTCTCTTCGAGGACCAGCTTATCCCCCTCATCCCCGGATTCGCCGTCATTGATGCGCTGACTCGAATACATGATGCGATCCTCCCCATCGAGAAGAGTCAAGCGGCTCTCACCACCGTCAGAGAGGTTGAGGATCAGGGATGAATAGGCATTGACGTCGATATCCATGGAAATGAAGCCAAGGAATTCACCTGACAAAACATTGGAGACTTTATGATGGATCGTCAACACCCGGGTGCGGTCGGACTCAGGCAGGATCGCCGCATTGTTCGCATTTTCTATCACATGCGGCCTCTCGATGAAGAAATTGTCATCGGACTCATACAGGGTTCGAAAGGGAGCCTGGTTCACATAGTCCTCCTGCTTTTTCGGCGCACTGAACTTCGACTGATACACACTCAAAGCAGAAGAATCCTTTTCAAAATAGATCCTCATCTGCCTGACTTCAGGACGGCTGATCGAGAAGATTTTCATGCTCCGTTCAAACGGTTTTCTCTGCTCATCATTCAGTCCGTTTTCAAACACACTGAGCACATCCGGGTCATTATAGAGGGAGTAGGAGAGCTCGATCATCTCGTCAAAGTACCGCTGAAGAGCACGGCTGCCTTCTTCCAGCTCTTCCCGGCTCTTCTCGATCTCATGCTCCTCGACCGATGATCTCGTATTGTCATAAATAATAAAAACAGATAGGAAATAGGGCAAAATAATAAAGATCACCAGCATCCCGAATAACCTGGACCGTACACTCCGCATCACGTCACCTCCCTTTCCACAACCATACCAATTATTCAGCAAACCTAAACTATAACAGAGAACTGTATGGGGTCAATGCATCAGAAGTAGTATGACCGCACATACTGTCATGGATATTATGTGATAGGACCATTGGTATTATCATGATTGAAGTGATGACTTTCAAACGACGAACTCATCTATCTTACCCTTCCTATCAACCGCCTCATCAACAGGCAATGAAGAAAGCCCCTTGCTGATCCGCAAGGGGCTTTCTGTTTATCACGTTATGAACGTGCTTTTTCTTTTTCCTTATGAGGTTTAAACGGCCACCACACGCCCTTGCCGAATGACACGGTCATGGCTGGGATGAGAAGCGGCAGGACGATCAGTCCATACAGGAGGAGACCGGTGATGACGATGGTCGCAATCTGTACGAGGCTGAGGACGCCGGATGGCATCATGGCAGCGAAGGTTCCGGCCAGGATGATGGCGGCGGTGATGATGACGGTCCCCATCTTGGACATGGAGATCTTGATGGCATCTGTCACGGTCATTCCTCCGGCTGCTTCTTCGCGGAAGCGGTCGAGGAGGAAGATGGAATAATCGACCCCGAGGGCTACGAGCATGACGAATCCGAAGAATGGAACGGCCCAGCTGATGCCGTCGTATCCGAATCCGTTCATGAAGATCAGTTCAGCCACGGCAACAGACGTAAAGTACGTCAGAAGCAGGGAACCGATCATATAGAGCGGCATGATGAATGAGCGGAAAAGGATCGCCAGTACGACGAACAGACTGATGAGCATGATTGTCACCGTCTGGGTGAAGTCGCTCGTCGAGATATCATTCAGATCGCGGTTGATGCTGGACACACCGCCGAAGGCGACTTCTGCC from Rossellomorea marisflavi includes the following:
- a CDS encoding ABC transporter substrate-binding protein; translated protein: MKKPILVLLSTLIVSSIALSACEGRDEQQEAQREKKPVTLTVRNPKVEIANEFEQMAKEYEEAHPGVRIKVETVGGASDDYSDITAKLTAGKGPDIFTNIGNEAMKEWIRYLEDLSDEPWVADASPHTLDGITLDGKVYGEPMSIEGFGVVYNRDLFKKAGITEPPQTFSELEAVARRLSSKGITPFANGYYEDWKLGHHLTSVAFAEEGPGFVKALHEKDIHFTDSEEFNRLFSLIDLTVRYGNTAPATTDYYTEVDLFKEGKAAMILQGNWVEPLLGEAPTGIFPLPLNDRGDAKMIAGVPSYWVINKQSSEPKKREAKRFLRWMVSSEKGQEYMTERFRFIPAFKNVPVNDLGSLGKETSSLISENRTFNWSSFSPCIKKRFGEIMKAYINKESTRQQALKGFDEAWTEGACAAPSP
- a CDS encoding response regulator transcription factor, which codes for MKALIVDDERNVRNVIRQLGDWDVSGITMLLEASNGHEALDIVRTENPDIIFTDIKMPRMTGLELIEELNKLGYTGKIILITGYDDYTFMRKAIQLNSFDYLLKPIDADAFDAVLNRVVTAIGEEALEDGEIVEEARRLRSNQIFTSACSGGGTEELAAFLPVDEELEVSLLSFYHTHLPEPHMDALRGELQEKGIGNVFAFLEEENLYAVLTVKGQWVYVEEWVSSHIDLPIRLVQGELPDLVELPSAFSKLQDELQQNHYRSIRSLDELESARRIQEIVSYVETYYMEDISLDRLSKMFFLTREHISRTFKKETGLPLSKFVAKLRIEQAKVWLTDSEETIYSIATMLGYQDEKYFSKLFKKMTGFTPYEFRSGNSGVTE
- a CDS encoding sensor histidine kinase, translated to MRSVRSRLFGMLVIFIILPYFLSVFIIYDNTRSSVEEHEIEKSREELEEGSRALQRYFDEMIELSYSLYNDPDVLSVFENGLNDEQRKPFERSMKIFSISRPEVRQMRIYFEKDSSALSVYQSKFSAPKKQEDYVNQAPFRTLYESDDNFFIERPHVIENANNAAILPESDRTRVLTIHHKVSNVLSGEFLGFISMDIDVNAYSSLILNLSDGGESRLTLLDGEDRIMYSSQRINDGESGDEGDKLVLEEKLKGNLEGWRLVKVIDRDVLFRDVNQAATTNILLGIGVVLLGIIMVVVISHIITKPIENLSEKVRSIGGENMDVDFTTSRKDELGHLEDHMDEMMDRINQHIDREYKLEIESRKNQFRALRSQVNPHFLFNALQTIGAVALRSGAKDVYKLITSLSKMMRYSLHADQWVIVQEELDYIETYLSLQRERFGAGVQADIQVDEEVRAASIPSMLLQPLVENYFKHSYEEGYDEATLSITGERVGGSILFTVQNTGASITEEDLGRIRSAVYGGPSGQDGGIGLKNIYDRLRLNFKENASFQLDTLEGRGFRIIMKLPFMEDKQEGGNSDESTDRR